In Colwellia sp. M166, a genomic segment contains:
- a CDS encoding Yip1 family protein — MILNHIWGLYTAPKKEWQTIEKRHESLTYSMVHIFTIALIPAICSYYAAAHIGWTIGAGDPIKLTESNALFMSAALYIGLIFGVLSLAVLIQWMAKTFDSKPDFTQSLELAAYAATPLLMAGLTALFPVLWFVVLAGLAALCYSVYLLYSGVPIMMNIPEEKGFIYSSSVVTCGLVLIVALMAASAIVFNSGLGVEYIS, encoded by the coding sequence ATGATCTTAAATCATATATGGGGGCTTTATACTGCACCTAAAAAAGAGTGGCAAACCATCGAGAAGCGCCACGAAAGTTTAACGTATTCTATGGTGCATATTTTCACCATTGCACTAATCCCAGCAATTTGTAGCTATTATGCCGCCGCTCATATCGGTTGGACAATAGGCGCAGGAGACCCAATTAAACTAACCGAATCTAACGCCCTATTTATGTCTGCTGCTCTGTATATAGGTTTAATATTCGGAGTTTTATCACTGGCGGTGTTAATTCAATGGATGGCAAAAACTTTTGATTCAAAACCAGACTTCACTCAGTCATTAGAATTAGCAGCATATGCTGCAACACCACTGTTAATGGCAGGATTAACAGCCCTTTTTCCTGTGCTTTGGTTTGTTGTACTCGCGGGATTAGCAGCGTTATGTTATTCGGTATATTTACTCTATTCCGGCGTACCAATTATGATGAATATTCCTGAAGAAAAAGGCTTTATTTATTCTAGTTCAGTAGTCACTTGTGGCTTAGTACTTATTGTCGCACTTATGGCTGCAAGTGCTATTGTTTTCAACTCGGGTTTAGGGGTTGAATACATCAGTTAA
- the purF gene encoding amidophosphoribosyltransferase produces MCGIVGIVGKTPVGQALYDGLTVLQHRGQDAAGIVTIHDNTFRLRKGNGLVKDVFHTRHMLRLQGNIGIGHIRYPTAGTSSSSEAQPFYANSPFGISLAHNGNLTNADELKFWLNTEARRHVNTTSDSELLLNILGHELQKSDQQTLDPSDIFTAISNVHKRVRGAYATVALIVGYGMVAFRDPNGIRPLVFGKRETETGIEYMVASESVALDANEFEFVRDVAPGEAIFFTESGKIHSQQCAENPSFHPCIFEYVYFARPDSSIDKISVYGSRVDMGKKLGDKIAKEWDDIDIDVVIPIPETSCDTALEIARHLNIPYRQGFVKNRYIGRTFIMPGQEQRKKSVRRKLNAIGAEFVGKNVLLVDDSIVRGTTSGQIIEMARAAGAKKVYFASAAPEIRFPNVYGIDMPSANELIAHGRELDDICQLIGADKLIFQTLEDLVAAVSTANPDITEFETSVFNGEYVTKDIDQGYLDRLDAMRNNETKETSDKNADSIIDMHNEGAE; encoded by the coding sequence ATGTGTGGTATTGTTGGTATTGTCGGTAAAACACCCGTTGGTCAGGCTTTATATGATGGTTTAACGGTGTTACAACATCGTGGTCAAGATGCAGCAGGTATCGTGACTATTCACGATAATACCTTTAGATTACGTAAAGGTAACGGCTTAGTGAAAGATGTTTTTCATACTCGCCATATGTTGCGCTTGCAAGGCAATATCGGTATTGGCCATATTCGTTATCCTACTGCAGGTACGTCAAGTTCTTCAGAAGCTCAACCTTTTTATGCAAACTCACCATTTGGTATTTCATTAGCGCATAACGGCAATTTAACCAATGCTGATGAACTAAAGTTTTGGCTTAATACTGAGGCACGCCGTCATGTTAATACCACTTCTGATTCGGAGTTGTTGTTAAATATTTTAGGTCATGAATTACAAAAATCTGATCAACAAACACTTGACCCAAGTGATATTTTCACTGCCATTAGCAATGTTCATAAGCGTGTACGTGGTGCTTATGCAACGGTAGCCCTGATCGTCGGCTATGGCATGGTAGCGTTTCGCGATCCTAATGGAATTCGACCTTTAGTATTTGGTAAGCGCGAAACCGAAACCGGTATTGAGTACATGGTGGCTTCTGAGTCGGTAGCACTTGATGCCAACGAGTTTGAGTTTGTTCGTGATGTTGCGCCGGGTGAAGCTATTTTCTTTACTGAATCAGGAAAAATTCATAGTCAGCAATGTGCAGAAAATCCATCTTTTCATCCGTGTATTTTTGAATATGTTTACTTTGCTCGTCCGGATTCATCAATTGATAAGATTTCAGTTTATGGCTCTCGCGTTGATATGGGTAAAAAGCTAGGCGATAAGATTGCCAAAGAATGGGATGACATCGATATTGATGTTGTTATTCCTATTCCTGAAACATCGTGTGATACGGCGTTAGAAATTGCTCGTCACCTTAATATTCCATACCGCCAAGGTTTTGTTAAAAATCGCTATATTGGCCGTACTTTTATTATGCCAGGGCAAGAACAACGTAAAAAATCTGTGCGTCGTAAGCTTAATGCCATTGGTGCAGAGTTTGTTGGTAAAAATGTTTTACTTGTTGACGACTCTATTGTTCGTGGCACAACCTCGGGACAAATTATTGAAATGGCACGAGCTGCCGGCGCTAAAAAAGTGTATTTTGCTTCTGCAGCACCAGAAATTCGCTTCCCTAATGTTTATGGTATTGATATGCCAAGTGCAAACGAGTTGATTGCTCATGGCCGTGAACTTGATGATATTTGTCAGTTGATTGGTGCTGATAAGTTGATTTTTCAAACATTAGAAGATTTAGTTGCGGCGGTTTCAACCGCGAATCCAGATATTACTGAATTTGAAACCTCAGTATTTAATGGTGAGTATGTCACCAAAGACATAGATCAAGGCTATTTAGACCGATTAGACGCAATGCGTAATAATGAAACTAAAGAAACCTCAGATAAAAATGCCGATTCAATTATTGATATGCATAATGAAGGTGCTGAATAA
- a CDS encoding FimV/HubP family polar landmark protein, which translates to MQQFLRLCLWQVLIISISCFSMPISAEDGGIRIRGPKSTDAFPYDRYGPITGNDTLWNIALKVRPDPRLSVYQVMQALFENNPDSFKDSNLNHMINGQYLKIPSIEVMRAISTANAQQKSRSDDKAWQKKVVKVVAKKVRPPEEASVNKKDLDAAKSEINVQLKAIDNTQQQRLATIQNDVLDSIDGLQSLLKENEALRQRLGSFNEQLDVMQSEVAKSKEIKIQMDSMIALQQELLAKAEAREQALLLEKQKAELEDSSFMSSTWFVALMATLPALLLLSLIAILLRRRSNKDNDVSVVAAKKEKVTESEPEAKVAATAEQDSVDNELLLEDEVSLDSELSLDDELSIDLSEVDDEHDDLFSDDLGSLDDELLDDDVIQLDDELADLDDLEDISLDDDLETLSLDEDIVESDALEGGQLDQSDLDSLFAGLEDETSTNDDTIDILDSDLVEQGDLDGLLSENELVTSENTDLLNKPEDIDALLNAADEANNDVSDPDDIDALLDAVVAENNDVSDPDDIDALLDAAVEENHDVSDPDDIDALLDAAAEENNNVSDPDDIDALLDAAVEENNNVSDPDDIDALLASINTENDTPEPETTSAKDPDPEANVDVSDPDDIDALLASINAENDTPEPEATSAKDPDAEANVDVSDPDDIDALLASINAENDTPEPETTSAKDPDVEANVDVSDPDDIDALLDSINGADDAAEPETTSAKDPDAEANVDVSDPDDIDALLASINAENDTPEPETTSAKDPDAEANVDVSDPDDIDALLDSINGADDAAEPETTSAKDPDAEANVDVSDPDDIDALLASINAENDTPEPETTSAKDPDAEANVDVSDPDDIDALLDSINAEDDAPEPEATSAKGAAVEDISETDSESRDDESTEDENTQLINNFSDEYVKSFIDADFSELLNEFVDEAETSAAADSIGEVDENEGISDDFDIDALIDEVNDTPQVDDEAELDIGDDLLSTEITDDELLSEDDESESLENKTADIDDETLQALSGDFDESTLSQLLNDEKEVDSTVELSPDFTDSNVLADLLAEDSYVAQQAKGNKEEVDGIKELDNLDFDDLLANIEEETSTSSNDEFEFNENFEIGDDFDSDIVDDIKLDGSDLTNENDERDFISVDSLLSDSLLDGKPTEPYEKMNIDVGLGEFPEFSGNISEDDIDDDDNGIAAKLDLAKVYLEIGDNENAEVILLDVVKQGDAQQQFDAQQLLDNIK; encoded by the coding sequence ATGCAACAATTTTTACGCCTGTGCCTATGGCAGGTACTTATTATTAGCATTAGCTGTTTTAGTATGCCTATTTCTGCTGAAGATGGCGGTATACGTATCCGTGGTCCAAAATCAACTGATGCCTTTCCTTATGACCGTTATGGTCCCATTACTGGCAATGATACCTTATGGAATATCGCGTTAAAAGTACGCCCTGATCCTCGCTTATCAGTTTATCAAGTCATGCAAGCATTATTTGAAAACAACCCGGACTCTTTTAAAGACAGCAACTTGAATCATATGATCAACGGCCAGTATTTAAAGATCCCGTCAATAGAAGTAATGCGAGCAATCAGTACTGCCAATGCGCAGCAAAAATCACGTAGCGATGATAAAGCATGGCAAAAGAAAGTGGTCAAAGTTGTCGCTAAAAAAGTGAGACCACCAGAAGAAGCATCGGTTAATAAAAAAGATTTAGATGCAGCAAAATCAGAAATCAACGTTCAATTAAAAGCCATTGATAACACCCAACAACAACGTCTAGCGACGATTCAAAATGATGTTTTAGATTCTATCGATGGCTTACAAAGTTTATTAAAAGAAAATGAAGCATTACGCCAGCGCTTAGGCAGTTTTAATGAACAGCTTGATGTTATGCAAAGTGAAGTCGCAAAGAGCAAAGAAATTAAAATCCAGATGGACAGCATGATCGCGCTGCAACAGGAATTATTAGCAAAAGCAGAAGCTAGAGAGCAGGCATTATTACTAGAAAAACAAAAAGCAGAACTCGAAGACAGCAGTTTTATGTCGAGTACTTGGTTTGTTGCGTTAATGGCCACCTTACCTGCATTATTGCTACTGTCTTTAATTGCTATTTTATTACGACGCAGATCAAACAAAGACAATGATGTAAGTGTTGTGGCAGCTAAAAAAGAAAAGGTTACTGAATCTGAACCTGAAGCTAAAGTAGCGGCAACAGCAGAGCAAGATAGTGTAGATAATGAATTATTGTTAGAAGATGAGGTCTCTTTAGATAGTGAACTCTCGCTTGATGACGAGCTATCGATAGATTTATCTGAAGTAGATGATGAGCATGATGATTTATTTTCTGATGACTTAGGTTCACTCGATGATGAGTTACTCGATGATGACGTAATTCAACTTGACGATGAGCTTGCTGATTTGGATGATCTTGAGGACATTTCTTTAGATGATGATTTGGAAACACTCTCGTTAGATGAAGATATTGTTGAGAGTGATGCTTTAGAGGGCGGCCAATTAGATCAAAGTGATTTAGACTCTTTGTTTGCCGGTTTAGAGGATGAAACCAGTACCAACGATGACACGATTGATATACTTGACAGTGATCTTGTTGAACAAGGCGATTTAGACGGCCTGTTGTCTGAAAATGAATTAGTAACAAGTGAAAATACAGATCTACTTAACAAACCTGAAGATATTGATGCCCTGTTAAATGCCGCAGATGAAGCAAATAATGATGTTTCAGATCCCGATGATATTGATGCACTGCTAGATGCAGTAGTCGCAGAAAATAACGATGTTTCAGACCCTGATGACATCGATGCCCTGTTAGATGCTGCAGTTGAAGAAAATCACGATGTTTCAGACCCTGATGATATTGATGCCCTGTTAGATGCCGCAGCTGAAGAAAATAACAATGTTTCAGACCCTGATGATATTGATGCTCTGTTAGATGCCGCAGTTGAAGAAAATAACAATGTTTCAGACCCCGATGATATTGATGCGCTATTAGCATCGATAAATACTGAAAATGATACGCCAGAGCCAGAAACAACGTCAGCCAAAGACCCTGATCCCGAAGCTAATGTTGATGTTTCAGACCCCGATGATATTGATGCGCTGTTAGCATCGATAAATGCTGAAAATGATACGCCAGAGCCAGAAGCAACGTCAGCCAAAGACCCTGATGCCGAAGCTAATGTTGATGTTTCAGACCCCGATGATATTGATGCGCTGTTAGCATCGATAAATGCTGAAAATGATACGCCAGAGCCAGAAACAACGTCAGCTAAAGACCCTGATGTCGAAGCTAATGTTGATGTTTCAGACCCCGATGATATTGATGCGCTGTTAGATTCAATAAATGGTGCAGATGATGCAGCAGAGCCAGAAACAACGTCAGCCAAAGACCCTGATGCCGAAGCTAATGTTGATGTTTCAGACCCGGATGATATTGATGCGCTGTTAGCATCGATAAATGCTGAAAATGATACGCCAGAGCCAGAAACAACGTCAGCTAAAGACCCTGATGCCGAAGCTAATGTTGATGTCTCAGACCCCGATGATATTGATGCGCTGTTAGATTCAATAAATGGTGCAGATGATGCAGCAGAGCCAGAAACAACGTCAGCCAAAGACCCTGATGCCGAAGCTAATGTTGATGTTTCAGACCCGGATGATATTGATGCGCTGTTAGCATCGATAAATGCTGAAAATGATACGCCAGAGCCAGAAACAACGTCAGCTAAAGACCCTGATGCCGAAGCTAATGTTGATGTCTCAGACCCCGATGATATTGATGCGCTGTTAGATTCAATAAATGCTGAAGATGATGCACCAGAGCCAGAAGCAACGTCAGCCAAAGGTGCTGCAGTGGAAGATATTAGTGAGACAGATAGTGAAAGCCGCGATGATGAAAGCACTGAGGATGAAAATACCCAGCTTATTAATAATTTTAGTGATGAATATGTAAAGTCGTTTATTGATGCCGACTTTAGTGAACTTTTAAATGAATTTGTTGATGAGGCTGAAACTAGTGCTGCAGCAGATAGCATTGGTGAAGTGGACGAAAATGAAGGGATTTCAGACGATTTTGATATTGATGCATTAATTGATGAAGTTAATGATACTCCCCAAGTTGATGATGAAGCAGAGCTAGATATTGGCGATGACTTACTCAGTACCGAAATCACAGATGATGAATTATTAAGTGAAGATGATGAAAGCGAATCATTAGAAAATAAAACTGCTGATATTGATGATGAAACGTTACAAGCCCTATCGGGTGATTTTGATGAATCAACTTTATCGCAGCTATTAAATGACGAAAAAGAAGTGGATTCTACGGTAGAGCTGTCACCAGACTTTACCGACAGTAATGTCTTAGCTGACTTATTAGCTGAAGACAGTTATGTAGCTCAACAAGCTAAAGGAAATAAAGAAGAAGTAGATGGTATCAAAGAGCTTGATAACTTAGATTTTGATGATTTATTGGCGAATATTGAAGAAGAAACCAGTACCTCTAGTAACGATGAATTTGAATTTAACGAAAACTTTGAGATAGGTGATGATTTCGATAGCGATATTGTCGATGATATTAAGTTAGATGGCAGTGACTTAACTAACGAGAATGATGAAAGAGATTTTATTTCTGTCGATTCTTTATTATCGGATAGTTTATTAGATGGCAAGCCCACTGAACCTTATGAGAAAATGAATATTGACGTTGGGCTTGGTGAATTCCCAGAGTTTTCAGGTAATATTAGCGAAGATGATATTGACGATGATGACAATGGTATTGCAGCTAAGCTGGATTTAGCGAAGGTCTATCTTGAAATCGGTGATAACGAGAATGCCGAAGTTATTCTCCTTGATGTTGTTAAACAAGGCGATGCGCAGCAACAATTTGATGCTCAACAATTATTAGATAATATAAAGTAG
- the folC gene encoding bifunctional tetrahydrofolate synthase/dihydrofolate synthase, translating to MSKMIKGHSFKSNLTEWLSYLESIHSVEIDLGLARINTVAKKLNIDFTHSTVITVAGTNGKGTTCAFLENAFLAQSLTCSVYSSPHIERFNERLRINRCEVDDNALVSAFETIESARGDITLTYYEYTTLAALLVLMAEQPDVIILEVGLGGRLDATNIIDADIAVITTIDLDHQAFLGDTREAIGFEKAGIMRSNTPVVIGDVTPPKSLAVHADNIAAKAFFREQSFTTKLADDNASWSWSSDKNNFSALSTCHIPQDNVVTAIMVLELLADKLSLLLTSQFLNQIIAETKVAGRMERFTLDGDIILDVGHNPQAARYLAKKLRELNYPKVHAVLGMLVDKDISNTVSALLAEVDHWYLGTLDVARGCKAENIAKQMLINPSKMNCFDNVSQAFKMAKHNAKATDLVLVFGSFYTVAEIRRLLV from the coding sequence ATGTCAAAAATGATTAAAGGCCATTCATTTAAGAGCAATCTTACTGAATGGCTTTCTTATTTAGAAAGTATTCACTCAGTCGAAATTGATCTTGGCTTAGCACGTATCAATACTGTAGCAAAAAAACTCAATATTGATTTTACGCACTCAACAGTGATAACCGTGGCCGGCACCAACGGTAAAGGTACAACCTGTGCATTTTTAGAAAATGCTTTTTTAGCCCAGAGCCTAACCTGTTCGGTTTATTCTTCACCTCATATTGAGCGCTTTAATGAGCGTTTGCGGATTAACCGTTGTGAGGTTGATGATAATGCCTTAGTTAGTGCCTTTGAAACCATAGAAAGCGCCCGTGGTGATATTACGTTAACGTATTATGAATACACAACGTTAGCGGCCTTGCTTGTGTTAATGGCTGAACAACCTGATGTTATTATTCTAGAGGTTGGTTTGGGTGGACGCTTAGATGCAACCAATATTATTGACGCTGATATTGCGGTAATTACCACTATTGACTTAGATCATCAGGCATTTTTAGGTGATACGCGAGAGGCTATTGGCTTTGAGAAAGCAGGCATTATGCGAAGTAATACGCCTGTGGTTATTGGCGATGTAACGCCGCCTAAATCATTAGCAGTTCACGCTGATAATATTGCCGCTAAGGCATTTTTTCGTGAGCAAAGTTTTACAACTAAGTTGGCTGATGACAACGCTAGTTGGTCTTGGTCTAGTGATAAAAATAATTTCTCGGCGCTAAGTACTTGCCACATTCCACAAGATAATGTCGTAACGGCTATTATGGTGCTAGAGCTTTTGGCGGATAAACTCAGCTTATTGCTCACTAGCCAGTTTTTAAATCAGATTATCGCCGAAACTAAAGTAGCCGGAAGAATGGAGAGGTTCACGCTTGACGGTGATATTATTTTAGATGTTGGTCATAACCCACAAGCGGCACGATACTTAGCGAAAAAGTTGCGTGAGCTAAACTATCCTAAAGTGCATGCAGTGTTAGGGATGCTTGTTGATAAAGACATTAGCAATACCGTGTCAGCGCTTTTAGCTGAAGTTGATCATTGGTACTTAGGCACACTCGATGTGGCTAGAGGTTGTAAAGCAGAAAACATCGCTAAGCAGATGTTAATAAACCCGAGTAAGATGAATTGTTTTGACAATGTCTCTCAGGCATTTAAAATGGCTAAACATAATGCAAAAGCAACTGATCTTGTTCTGGTTTTCGGATCCTTTTACACCGTTGCTGAAATAAGGCGTTTATTAGTTTAG
- the truA gene encoding tRNA pseudouridine(38-40) synthase TruA codes for MRYALGIEYDGSNYYGWQRQKNVISVQESLEKALSKIANEPIEVVCAGRTDTGVNATNQVVHFETDKVRKDVAWTLGVNTNLPKDIAVSWVKEVNEDFHARFSATARRYRYIINNSRLRSAILSSGISFCHYPLNENLMHQAAQYLVGRHDFTSFRTVHCQSHSPIRTLYHCNVSRQGEFVIIDVKGNAFLHHMVRNIAGSLMKVGHELKPVSWIDEVLEAKNRCVAGITAPSAGLYFVDVDYPEEFAIPKRSPGPLFLL; via the coding sequence ATGCGTTACGCTTTAGGCATAGAATACGACGGTAGTAATTACTATGGTTGGCAAAGACAAAAGAACGTTATCAGTGTGCAAGAGTCACTAGAAAAGGCGTTATCTAAAATAGCCAATGAGCCAATTGAGGTGGTATGCGCAGGTCGAACAGATACCGGTGTTAATGCGACTAATCAGGTTGTTCATTTTGAAACAGATAAAGTGCGAAAAGATGTGGCATGGACGTTAGGAGTTAATACTAATTTACCGAAAGACATTGCGGTATCATGGGTGAAAGAGGTCAATGAAGACTTTCATGCGCGCTTTAGCGCAACCGCTAGGCGTTATCGTTATATTATTAATAACAGTCGTTTACGCTCGGCTATTTTAAGTTCAGGTATCAGCTTTTGCCATTACCCGCTTAATGAAAATTTAATGCACCAAGCTGCACAATATTTAGTTGGCCGTCATGACTTTACCTCGTTTAGAACCGTGCATTGTCAATCGCATTCCCCGATACGTACGTTATATCATTGTAATGTTTCTCGCCAAGGTGAGTTTGTTATTATTGATGTCAAAGGTAATGCGTTTTTACATCATATGGTAAGAAATATTGCCGGTAGTTTGATGAAGGTTGGTCACGAACTAAAACCAGTGAGTTGGATTGATGAAGTACTAGAGGCAAAAAATCGTTGTGTTGCGGGTATAACAGCGCCGTCAGCTGGATTGTACTTTGTTGATGTTGATTACCCTGAAGAGTTTGCTATTCCAAAGCGTAGCCCAGGACCATTGTTTCTACTATAA
- a CDS encoding CvpA family protein: MVWIDYAILAVIGISALISLVRGFVKEAVSLIVWISAFFVASSFYMNLSTLLTNISDQLLRNAASIAILFITTLILGALVNYIIGQLVSKTGLSGTDRMLGIVFGALRGILITAAVLFFMDAFTPASSRIWWQNSQLIPEFTLIVEWFFEYLKQSSSFLA, from the coding sequence ATGGTTTGGATAGATTATGCCATTTTGGCTGTCATTGGCATTTCAGCTTTAATTAGCTTAGTGCGGGGCTTTGTCAAAGAAGCTGTTTCCTTAATTGTCTGGATCAGTGCCTTTTTTGTCGCAAGTAGTTTCTATATGAACTTGTCGACTCTACTTACCAATATTTCCGATCAGCTGCTGCGTAATGCTGCCTCGATTGCTATTTTATTTATCACCACGTTAATTTTAGGTGCGCTCGTTAACTACATTATTGGTCAACTTGTGAGTAAAACTGGCTTGTCGGGTACTGACAGAATGCTCGGTATCGTATTTGGTGCTTTAAGAGGCATTTTGATCACTGCGGCGGTATTGTTTTTTATGGATGCATTTACTCCTGCTTCCTCGCGGATATGGTGGCAGAATTCTCAATTGATTCCAGAATTTACATTAATAGTTGAATGGTTTTTTGAGTACCTCAAACAATCATCAAGTTTTTTAGCTTAG
- a CDS encoding PEP-CTERM sorting domain-containing protein encodes MKKTVFKVLALACVLLFTTVSNATLITLDDLPGNNFRVEASPIYFEAGFQISVSCTNCVNVISTLNESANFSNSSEAKDWGANGRFLETWNTQAVFTLSAISGQAFDFLGLDMGWYNNNTDIASWEIISLDAANNQVEQLNLFGKGNFALSMTGVNAIQLRNIAGFSSFDNLQVSAANQPVTVPEPSTLIILGLGLIGLASRRIK; translated from the coding sequence ATGAAAAAAACAGTTTTTAAAGTACTAGCATTAGCCTGTGTGTTGTTATTCACCACAGTATCAAACGCGACACTAATAACCTTAGATGATCTTCCAGGCAATAACTTTAGAGTTGAAGCTAGTCCAATTTACTTTGAAGCTGGGTTTCAAATATCTGTTAGTTGTACTAATTGCGTTAATGTGATTAGTACGTTGAATGAGTCTGCTAACTTTTCTAATAGTAGTGAGGCAAAAGATTGGGGCGCCAACGGGCGCTTTCTTGAAACTTGGAATACTCAAGCCGTTTTTACCTTATCAGCTATTTCCGGACAAGCATTTGATTTCTTAGGCCTTGATATGGGTTGGTATAACAACAATACTGACATCGCTAGCTGGGAAATTATCAGTCTAGATGCCGCTAATAATCAAGTTGAACAATTAAACCTTTTTGGTAAAGGAAATTTTGCACTGTCTATGACCGGTGTTAATGCAATTCAATTGAGAAATATTGCTGGCTTTAGCTCATTCGATAACTTACAAGTATCTGCAGCTAATCAACCGGTAACCGTTCCTGAACCATCAACGCTTATTATTTTAGGCTTAGGTTTGATCGGATTAGCATCACGTCGAATTAAGTAA
- the accD gene encoding acetyl-CoA carboxylase, carboxyltransferase subunit beta produces MSWIEKILPKAKSTQKRNIPEGVWSKCTSCNAVLYKIELDRQMSVCPKCDHHMRISARKRIDGFLDQGERVELGEEFEAQDILKFKDSKRYKDRISAAQKSTGEKDALVVMRGELHGQPIVVAAFEFAFLGGSMASVVGARFVKGVEYCLEHNIPFVCFSASGGARMQEALFSLMQMAKTSAALAKMSEKGLPYVSVLTDPTMGGVSASLAMLGDINVAEPKALIGFAGPRVIEQTVREKLPEGFQRSEFLKEKGAIDLIVDRREMRSTLARMLAKFMGQDSPAP; encoded by the coding sequence ATGAGCTGGATTGAAAAAATTCTCCCGAAAGCAAAGTCGACACAAAAAAGAAATATTCCGGAAGGTGTTTGGAGTAAGTGTACTAGCTGTAACGCGGTTCTATATAAAATTGAGTTAGACCGACAAATGTCGGTTTGTCCAAAGTGTGATCATCATATGCGAATTTCTGCGCGTAAACGTATTGATGGTTTTCTTGATCAAGGCGAGCGTGTCGAGTTAGGTGAAGAGTTTGAAGCACAAGACATTCTTAAGTTTAAAGACTCTAAACGTTATAAAGATCGTATTTCTGCAGCACAAAAAAGTACCGGTGAGAAGGATGCTTTAGTCGTTATGAGAGGTGAACTTCATGGGCAACCGATCGTCGTTGCAGCATTTGAGTTTGCTTTTTTAGGTGGCTCTATGGCTTCGGTTGTTGGTGCTCGTTTTGTTAAAGGCGTTGAATATTGCTTAGAACATAATATACCGTTTGTATGCTTTTCAGCCAGTGGTGGTGCACGCATGCAAGAAGCGCTATTTTCATTAATGCAAATGGCAAAAACCAGTGCCGCGTTAGCAAAAATGAGTGAAAAAGGCCTACCATACGTCTCAGTATTAACTGATCCAACTATGGGTGGCGTTTCGGCCAGTTTAGCAATGTTAGGTGATATTAATGTTGCTGAGCCTAAAGCTTTGATTGGTTTTGCTGGCCCACGTGTTATCGAACAAACCGTGCGTGAAAAGTTACCTGAAGGTTTTCAGCGCAGTGAGTTCTTGAAAGAAAAAGGCGCGATAGACTTAATTGTTGATCGTCGTGAAATGCGTAGCACTTTAGCGCGTATGCTTGCAAAGTTTATGGGACAAGATAGCCCAGCACCATAA
- a CDS encoding SPOR domain-containing protein, giving the protein MSTPFQNRLVGTIIVAAVAIIFLPDVLDGDKKTYQDNFETIPKAPQVDFPLANKEFPQAKLADLPKESISDDVALDSAIDASKALSEKGVTVSTLAKESAFTVPPTEVITKKSADIAVKKAPSTAVPKQAWVIQLGSFRHQNNVDDLVSKLKKAGYTAFTKPIKTKNGKLTKVFVGPELMKSSLEEKLPALKKLTNVQGKVARFYPTK; this is encoded by the coding sequence TTGTCTACACCGTTTCAAAATCGCTTAGTGGGTACTATTATTGTTGCTGCTGTCGCGATTATATTTTTGCCTGATGTACTTGATGGTGATAAAAAAACCTATCAAGATAACTTTGAAACGATCCCTAAAGCGCCTCAGGTAGATTTTCCATTAGCGAATAAAGAGTTTCCACAAGCAAAGCTAGCCGATTTACCTAAGGAAAGCATTTCTGATGATGTTGCGCTAGATAGTGCTATTGATGCCAGTAAAGCATTGAGTGAAAAGGGGGTAACTGTCTCCACTTTGGCTAAAGAGTCGGCATTTACAGTCCCCCCAACCGAAGTTATAACAAAAAAATCTGCTGATATTGCGGTAAAAAAAGCACCGAGTACCGCAGTACCTAAACAAGCTTGGGTTATTCAATTGGGCAGCTTTCGCCATCAAAATAATGTTGACGATCTGGTTAGTAAATTAAAAAAAGCAGGCTATACGGCCTTTACTAAACCGATTAAAACCAAAAATGGTAAGTTGACCAAGGTTTTTGTCGGTCCTGAATTAATGAAATCATCTTTAGAAGAAAAGCTTCCTGCTTTGAAAAAGTTGACTAATGTGCAAGGAAAAGTTGCCCGTTTTTACCCGACTAAATAA